ACTTTGTCATTCTCCTCTATTCTAGTGTATAAATCTTGAACTTCTTGCCATAATATTTTATCTATAACGTGAATATTATTCCCTTTCGATTTTTGAAAATGTTGTTAAAAATAGATTTTTGTCATATTCGAGCTTTTTAGATCAAATAACCAATATGCATTAACTTTTGCAGCTGATATTGTTATTATTGTCTCCTAACACTTTTTTTTTCTCCTCTTTTTCTGAGTGAAGAGACATTCTGAGCTTTTAAATGCTAAAGAACCAAGAGCAATAACATTTCTAGTTCAAAAATTCGTTAATAGAGCATAGCAGACAAAGTTATAGTCCCGCAATTTCATATTTAAATTGAGAATATGACTACTACCATCAGGGTTATGAGGAAATATTACGCAATAGATTATAATAGAAAAATTGTTGCTGAGGCTGATTCTGAAGAGGAGATTGATAAGATCATGGAGATGAAGGGTTATAAGAAAGGGACTTACGATATTTTAGTCTCCATCAAATATGTAGAGAGTCAATAATGTCTCGCGAGATAGAAGTACCTTTTGTCAAGGTTAATGATACGTATTTACCTTTACTTAAAGTGGAAATGGAGTGTCCAAAACTAGGTAGTGAGTATTTAGTTTACGCCCTTCCAGATACTGGAAGCAGGTTTTCTGTCATTAGAAATGATACGTTCTTAAGGTGTTTTGATGAATCCTCGTTAAAAAACTGTTTAGTCGATAAAGTTATAATTTCTAATCTGCTCACTACAAAAGAAAGGTATAACATAAAATTTCATTTCGTGGAACTCAATGAGACATTACAGATACCAGTTGCACCTTTAGACTTTGTAAACCTAGGTGAGGGTACATATCCCAGCCTAATCTTAGGTAGAGATGACTTCTTCTCAAGAATAATGATATGCTTCGACAGAAACGTTA
The genomic region above belongs to Saccharolobus caldissimus and contains:
- a CDS encoding conjugal transfer protein, yielding MSREIEVPFVKVNDTYLPLLKVEMECPKLGSEYLVYALPDTGSRFSVIRNDTFLRCFDESSLKNCLVDKVIISNLLTTKERYNIKFHFVELNETLQIPVAPLDFVNLGEGTYPSLILGRDDFFSRIMICFDRNVRLIIKANDL